The following coding sequences lie in one Treponema sp. OMZ 790 genomic window:
- a CDS encoding prevent-host-death family protein: MVLKETTSKQDRIDIALEMYNLIGITKKTLRKTKIGWFVVLIIGIGALVMGYCMRNTGKNDNFRYFIYLFGIFYTIRSMIGLIFLEREYKARVAKKLKKYDAEVLKRYNISENIETIIEVTDSYIETVSLGTISRYNLQDYITNSESEKFYILEFSNGRYIFLKKEILGKKENYDAIIKTIEEKENILLSGR, from the coding sequence ATGGTACTTAAAGAAACGACTTCTAAACAAGATAGAATAGATATTGCACTAGAAATGTATAATTTAATTGGAATAACAAAAAAGACACTTCGTAAAACAAAAATAGGCTGGTTTGTTGTTCTTATAATTGGAATAGGAGCATTAGTAATGGGGTATTGTATGAGGAATACCGGAAAAAATGATAATTTTCGATATTTCATTTATTTATTTGGTATTTTCTATACTATTCGTTCTATGATTGGCTTAATTTTTTTAGAGCGAGAGTACAAAGCTCGTGTTGCAAAAAAATTAAAAAAATATGATGCCGAAGTACTAAAGAGATATAACATTTCTGAGAATATTGAAACAATTATAGAAGTAACTGATAGTTATATTGAAACAGTAAGTCTTGGTACGATTTCTAGGTATAACTTACAAGATTATATTACAAACTCTGAATCAGAAAAATTTTATATTTTAGAATTCTCAAATGGAAGGTATATTTTCTTAAAAAAAGAAATATTGGGAAAGAAAGAAAATTATGATGCGATTATAAAAACAATAGAAGAAAAAGAGAATATTTTATTATCAGGTAGGTAG
- a CDS encoding type II toxin-antitoxin system prevent-host-death family antitoxin: MIAIKPVSDLRNYNEVLQDVADESPVFLTKNGRGCYAVISIRDYEKLTATKTLFSELKKGEESALQNGWLDPTEVRKMAGL, encoded by the coding sequence ATGATTGCTATAAAACCTGTTTCGGATTTGCGTAATTATAATGAAGTTTTGCAGGATGTTGCTGATGAATCGCCGGTTTTTCTTACTAAAAATGGCAGGGGGTGTTATGCTGTGATTTCTATAAGAGATTACGAAAAATTGACGGCTACGAAAACTCTTTTTTCTGAATTGAAGAAAGGTGAGGAATCTGCTTTGCAAAACGGATGGCTGGATCCAACTGAAGTCAGAAAAATGGCAGGACTTTGA
- a CDS encoding type II toxin-antitoxin system RelE/ParE family toxin: MFEIKIAPQAAADLLEIKDYIENELQNPIAAHNTISKIIETYENLTAFPNVGIPVEKYVSFPTDYKFVLANNYSIFYRIEDEVIRIVRILYSRRDFVRILFGENSK, encoded by the coding sequence ATGTTTGAGATAAAGATTGCTCCGCAAGCGGCAGCAGATTTACTTGAAATCAAAGATTATATAGAGAATGAACTTCAAAATCCCATAGCAGCACATAATACCATTTCAAAAATTATAGAAACTTATGAAAATTTAACGGCTTTTCCAAATGTAGGGATTCCTGTGGAAAAATATGTTTCATTTCCTACAGATTATAAGTTTGTGCTTGCAAATAATTATTCAATATTTTATAGAATTGAAGACGAAGTTATAAGAATTGTAAGGATTTTGTATTCAAGAAGAGATTTTGTTCGTATTTTATTTGGAGAGAATAGCAAATAG
- a CDS encoding toxin, which translates to MIFDWNNEKNMMLKRDRNISFERIIVAIEQDGLLDILEHPNKEKYPNQLLLLVKIDRYVYVVPCVLENDVCFLKTIFPSRKYTSRYLDWKGEGNE; encoded by the coding sequence ATGATATTCGATTGGAATAACGAAAAAAATATGATGCTTAAAAGAGATAGAAATATATCGTTTGAGCGGATTATTGTAGCAATTGAGCAAGATGGTTTATTGGATATTTTAGAGCATCCAAACAAAGAAAAATATCCAAATCAACTTTTGCTTCTTGTAAAAATTGATAGATATGTATATGTAGTTCCTTGTGTACTTGAAAATGATGTTTGTTTTTTGAAAACTATTTTTCCAAGTAGAAAATATACGTCTAGATATCTTGATTGGAAAGGAGAAGGAAATGAATAG